The proteins below come from a single Rhizobium tropici CIAT 899 genomic window:
- a CDS encoding RBBP9/YdeN family alpha/beta hydrolase, translating into MSDIITLPGLGGSGESHWQTLWERDDPAMRRFQPSSWDRPILSDWIAALEREISRSKTPPILIAHSLACQLIAHWAPVKKTAILGAFLVAAPDPTGEIYLAEAGSFANPPRQRLPFPSLLVASTDDPFGPFDHACRSAESWGSAFVDVGPRGHINAASGLGDWPEGKAIFGRFRAELG; encoded by the coding sequence ATGAGCGATATCATCACGCTGCCGGGGCTTGGCGGCTCGGGTGAAAGTCACTGGCAGACATTGTGGGAACGGGACGATCCGGCTATGCGACGCTTCCAGCCATCGAGCTGGGACAGACCGATCCTTTCGGATTGGATTGCCGCGCTCGAACGGGAAATCTCGCGCTCCAAAACGCCGCCGATCCTGATTGCGCACAGCCTTGCCTGCCAGCTGATCGCCCATTGGGCTCCTGTGAAGAAGACGGCGATCCTTGGCGCGTTCCTGGTGGCCGCGCCCGACCCTACGGGCGAAATCTATCTTGCCGAGGCCGGCAGCTTTGCCAATCCGCCACGGCAGCGGCTGCCCTTTCCGTCCCTGCTAGTCGCCAGCACCGACGATCCGTTCGGCCCCTTCGACCATGCGTGTCGCAGCGCCGAAAGCTGGGGCAGCGCCTTCGTCGATGTCGGGCCACGCGGGCATATCAATGCGGCATCCGGATTGGGTGACTGGCCGGAAGGCAAGGCAATCTTCGGGCGTTTTCGCGCCGAGCTTGGCTGA
- a CDS encoding Lrp/AsnC family transcriptional regulator has product MDTIERGLDPTDLSIIEILQQDGRISVSELGRRVGLSQPAASERLKRLEERGVIAGYRAMVDPAAVGLGMMAVIRLRTTHEHIRPYLKQFSEMPEIIEVLRLTGEDCFLLKVLVPTPSDLETIVDSIARHGAVTTSLVLRNEPIKVIGRDLIRKAAAR; this is encoded by the coding sequence ATGGATACAATCGAAAGAGGCCTGGATCCGACCGATCTATCGATCATCGAAATCCTGCAGCAGGATGGGCGAATCTCGGTATCGGAGCTCGGCCGTCGTGTCGGCCTGTCGCAGCCGGCGGCATCGGAGCGGCTGAAGCGCCTGGAGGAGCGTGGTGTGATTGCCGGCTACCGTGCGATGGTCGATCCCGCCGCCGTCGGGCTCGGCATGATGGCGGTCATCCGTCTCAGAACCACGCATGAGCATATCCGGCCTTATCTGAAGCAATTTTCCGAAATGCCCGAAATTATCGAGGTCCTGAGGCTGACGGGCGAGGATTGCTTCCTGCTCAAGGTTCTCGTGCCGACACCATCAGACCTTGAAACCATCGTCGATTCCATTGCCCGCCATGGCGCAGTGACAACGTCGCTGGTGCTGCGAAACGAACCCATAAAGGTGATCGGCCGCGATCTCATTCGCAAGGCGGCCGCCCGCTGA
- a CDS encoding YbaB/EbfC family nucleoid-associated protein, with protein MRDIMGMMGKVKEMQAKMEKMQSEIADIRVEGKAGGGLVTVTVNGKGLMLGLKIDPSLFKEDDVEILEDLIVAANKDAQEKAEAISAEKTRELTAGLPIPPGFKLPF; from the coding sequence ATGCGCGACATCATGGGCATGATGGGCAAAGTGAAGGAAATGCAGGCGAAGATGGAGAAGATGCAGTCGGAGATCGCCGACATTCGCGTCGAAGGCAAGGCCGGCGGTGGCCTCGTCACCGTTACCGTCAACGGCAAGGGCCTGATGCTAGGCCTCAAGATCGACCCCTCGCTCTTCAAGGAAGACGATGTCGAGATTCTCGAAGACCTGATCGTCGCTGCCAACAAGGATGCCCAGGAAAAAGCCGAGGCGATATCAGCCGAAAAGACGCGCGAATTGACCGCCGGTTTGCCGATCCCGCCCGGCTTCAAGCTGCCGTTCTGA
- a CDS encoding DNA polymerase III subunit gamma/tau yields MSDTERQAKDAASTGTGYRVLARKYRPKYFTDLMVGQEPMVRTLTNAFETGRIAQAYMLTGVRGVGKTTTARILARALNYKTADIDRPTIDLREPGDHCQAIMEGRHVDVIEMDAASHTGIDDIREIIEQVRYRPVSARYKVYIIDEVHMLSTAAFNGLLKTLEEPPEHVKFIFATTEIRKVPITVLSRCQRFDLRRISASDLVGLFTTIAGKEGIEAEPEALAMIARAAEGSARDGLSLLDQAIAHGSGFVAADAVRAMLGLADRARIVDLFGHVVKGDVSAALAEFNSQYEAGANPVVVLTDLADFTHLVTRLKYVPDAADDPSLSEVERTKAAEFAQGVAVTALSRIWQMLLKGIAETENASRTAGAAEMVLIRLAHAAHLPAPEDAARRLAEFSDGNGGARPSPSSSGGNGGGAVSYQGNTVARAVETPAPRPAPSAPVAMLRAVPNTQPDSQPIGRIEQKPAEAPKPLVPVNSMADIAELASQKRDPKLKALVRTFVRPVKLEPGRLDVSLTPGAPGTLLNELAVKLKEWTGIHWIVSLSREEGQPTLVEAEANAQKQRVADARQDPDVAAILAQFPGAKIIDVRVRAPETDEEDEAAAPPAIAESVDGDILPGDDIEF; encoded by the coding sequence ATGAGCGACACCGAGCGACAAGCAAAAGATGCCGCTTCGACCGGCACCGGTTACCGGGTGCTGGCCCGCAAATACAGACCCAAGTACTTCACGGATCTGATGGTCGGCCAGGAGCCGATGGTTCGAACGCTGACCAACGCGTTCGAGACCGGCCGCATCGCCCAGGCCTATATGCTGACCGGCGTGCGCGGCGTCGGCAAGACCACGACCGCCCGCATCTTGGCACGCGCCCTCAACTACAAGACCGCTGACATCGATCGGCCCACCATCGACCTGCGCGAGCCCGGCGACCATTGCCAGGCGATCATGGAAGGCCGGCATGTCGACGTCATCGAGATGGACGCCGCCTCGCATACCGGTATCGACGATATAAGGGAGATCATCGAGCAGGTGCGCTACCGCCCGGTCTCGGCTCGCTACAAGGTCTATATCATCGACGAAGTGCACATGCTGTCGACGGCGGCGTTCAACGGGCTCCTGAAGACGCTCGAAGAGCCGCCCGAGCATGTGAAGTTCATCTTCGCCACGACGGAAATCCGTAAAGTTCCAATCACGGTGCTGTCGCGCTGTCAGCGATTCGATCTGCGCCGCATCAGCGCTTCCGATCTCGTCGGGCTGTTCACCACCATTGCCGGCAAGGAAGGCATCGAGGCCGAGCCGGAAGCACTCGCCATGATCGCCCGCGCCGCCGAAGGCTCGGCACGCGACGGCCTGTCGCTGCTTGATCAGGCGATCGCCCATGGCAGCGGCTTCGTTGCCGCCGACGCGGTGCGCGCCATGCTCGGGCTTGCCGACCGCGCCCGCATCGTCGATCTCTTCGGCCATGTCGTCAAAGGCGATGTTTCGGCAGCCCTTGCCGAATTCAACAGCCAGTACGAGGCCGGCGCCAATCCTGTCGTCGTGCTCACCGACCTTGCCGATTTCACCCATCTCGTGACCCGCCTCAAATATGTGCCCGATGCCGCCGACGATCCGTCGCTCAGCGAAGTCGAGCGCACGAAAGCGGCGGAATTCGCGCAAGGGGTTGCGGTTACCGCACTTTCCCGCATCTGGCAGATGCTTCTCAAGGGCATTGCCGAGACGGAGAACGCCTCGCGCACCGCCGGCGCCGCCGAAATGGTGCTGATCCGGCTCGCGCATGCCGCGCATCTACCGGCACCGGAAGATGCCGCGCGCAGGCTTGCCGAATTTTCTGACGGGAATGGCGGCGCTCGTCCGTCGCCCTCTTCAAGCGGCGGCAATGGTGGCGGCGCTGTGTCCTATCAGGGCAACACCGTGGCCCGTGCCGTCGAAACGCCGGCGCCACGCCCCGCGCCTTCCGCACCGGTCGCCATGCTGCGCGCCGTGCCGAATACACAGCCGGATTCGCAACCTATCGGACGCATCGAGCAGAAGCCCGCCGAAGCGCCGAAGCCGCTGGTGCCTGTCAATTCGATGGCCGACATTGCCGAACTTGCCAGCCAGAAGCGCGATCCTAAGCTGAAGGCGTTGGTGCGCACCTTCGTGCGCCCGGTCAAGCTGGAGCCAGGAAGGCTTGATGTCAGCTTAACGCCGGGCGCGCCGGGCACACTGCTGAACGAGCTTGCCGTCAAGCTGAAGGAATGGACCGGCATCCACTGGATCGTCAGCCTCAGCCGCGAGGAAGGCCAGCCGACGCTTGTCGAGGCCGAGGCGAACGCCCAGAAGCAGCGGGTCGCCGATGCGCGGCAAGACCCCGATGTCGCGGCGATCCTGGCACAATTTCCGGGCGCGAAGATTATCGACGTGCGGGTGCGGGCTCCCGAGACGGACGAAGAGGATGAAGCCGCTGCTCCGCCGGCAATCGCCGAATCCGTCGATGGCGATATTCTACCCGGCGACGACATCGAATTCTAA
- a CDS encoding HIT family protein yields the protein MKEFTLDDRLANDSVSVTITGLCDVRLMKDRRWPWLVLIPRRPDKSEVFELTPLDRILLTFETDKVASVLKTVTGATKINVGALGNIVRQLHVHVIARFEGDANWPGPVWGYGKAEPYSDEDMNSLIAKLRETLSQ from the coding sequence TTGAAGGAGTTTACGCTCGACGATCGTCTTGCGAATGACAGCGTTTCCGTCACCATAACTGGCCTTTGCGACGTCAGGCTGATGAAGGATCGCCGCTGGCCGTGGCTCGTGTTGATCCCGCGCCGGCCCGACAAATCGGAAGTTTTCGAGCTGACGCCCCTCGATCGGATCTTGCTGACCTTCGAAACGGATAAGGTCGCAAGCGTCCTGAAGACGGTGACGGGGGCAACAAAAATCAATGTCGGGGCACTTGGAAATATCGTCCGCCAGCTGCATGTTCATGTCATCGCGCGGTTCGAAGGTGATGCCAATTGGCCGGGTCCCGTCTGGGGCTATGGCAAGGCGGAACCCTATTCGGACGAAGACATGAACAGCCTCATAGCCAAGTTGCGGGAAACGCTTTCACAATGA
- the nudC gene encoding NAD(+) diphosphatase, producing the protein MSHSIFSSDAPHPEASSLTAFAENQLNRDAEHRDEESIKQALAKEGTHILAFAQDRLVLKHDGQVLDPLFARYELKDLDPNWDEAVLLGYRKTGEPRLAVPVRVNPDELASQYKPADMRSLWRDLLLEGEILGEAAQGMSLLRWNGDNRFCGRCGSVMESRIGGYKRVCTACEHVIFPRTDPVVIMLGIDEERNRCLLGRSHHFAPGMYSCLAGFVEPGETIENAVRRETLEESGIHIGRVRYHASQPWPMPHSLMIGCYAEAKSMEIHMDEAELEDCRWFTPEETLAMLDRVSASGNTSPPKGTIAHRLMRDWVEWKR; encoded by the coding sequence ATGAGCCATTCCATCTTTTCCTCGGATGCCCCGCATCCGGAAGCCAGCAGTCTCACCGCTTTTGCGGAAAACCAGCTCAACCGGGATGCCGAGCATCGCGACGAGGAATCGATCAAGCAGGCGCTTGCCAAGGAAGGCACGCACATCCTGGCCTTCGCCCAGGACCGGCTTGTCTTGAAGCATGATGGCCAGGTGCTCGACCCTCTGTTTGCGCGCTACGAGTTGAAGGATCTCGATCCGAATTGGGATGAGGCCGTGTTGCTCGGCTACCGCAAGACCGGCGAGCCTCGGCTTGCCGTGCCCGTACGTGTCAATCCAGACGAGCTTGCCAGCCAGTACAAGCCGGCTGACATGCGCTCGCTGTGGCGCGATCTTCTGCTGGAAGGCGAAATCCTCGGCGAAGCCGCGCAGGGCATGAGCCTCCTCCGCTGGAATGGCGACAATCGCTTCTGCGGTCGGTGCGGCTCGGTCATGGAAAGCCGGATCGGCGGCTACAAGCGGGTTTGCACGGCCTGCGAACACGTGATCTTCCCGCGCACCGATCCGGTCGTCATCATGCTCGGCATCGACGAGGAAAGGAATCGCTGTCTGCTTGGCCGCAGCCATCATTTCGCGCCGGGCATGTATTCCTGTCTCGCCGGTTTCGTCGAACCGGGCGAAACCATCGAGAATGCGGTGCGCCGCGAAACGCTCGAGGAATCCGGTATTCATATCGGCCGCGTACGCTATCACGCCTCGCAGCCCTGGCCGATGCCGCATTCCCTCATGATCGGCTGCTATGCTGAAGCCAAGTCGATGGAAATCCATATGGATGAGGCCGAGCTCGAGGATTGCCGCTGGTTTACGCCGGAAGAGACGCTTGCCATGCTCGACCGCGTCTCGGCATCCGGGAATACCTCTCCGCCCAAGGGCACCATCGCCCATCGCCTGATGCGCGACTGGGTGGAATGGAAGCGCTAG
- a CDS encoding helix-turn-helix transcriptional regulator: MARSERLLTLLQTLRRYRRPVSGAVLAEETGVSLRTLYRDIASLQSQGAMIEGEPGIGYVLKPGFMLPPMMFSQDEIEALVLGSRWVARATDARLAAAGTDALAKIAAVLPPEMREAIDQAAVVVGTRRITEDKADLSLMRKAIQTERMVQLTYGDVNGAISTRRIWPFALGYFDNSRIIMAWCELRQDFRHFRADRIVDFAVLEARYPRRRVALAREWQEREGLAHN; the protein is encoded by the coding sequence ATGGCCCGCTCCGAACGCTTGTTGACGCTGTTGCAGACGCTGCGGCGCTATCGCCGTCCGGTGAGCGGCGCCGTTCTGGCGGAGGAAACCGGCGTCAGCCTGCGCACGCTCTATCGCGATATCGCCAGCCTGCAGTCGCAGGGCGCCATGATCGAGGGCGAACCGGGGATCGGCTATGTCCTGAAGCCCGGCTTCATGCTGCCGCCGATGATGTTCTCGCAGGATGAGATCGAAGCGCTGGTGCTGGGATCGCGATGGGTGGCGCGTGCAACCGACGCCCGCCTGGCGGCGGCCGGAACCGACGCTCTCGCCAAGATCGCTGCCGTTCTGCCTCCGGAGATGCGGGAGGCCATCGATCAGGCCGCCGTGGTCGTCGGCACGCGCCGCATCACCGAAGACAAGGCCGATCTTTCCCTGATGCGCAAGGCGATCCAGACGGAACGCATGGTGCAACTGACTTATGGCGACGTGAACGGCGCCATCTCGACCCGCCGCATCTGGCCCTTCGCGCTCGGCTATTTCGACAATTCCCGTATCATCATGGCCTGGTGTGAGCTGCGCCAGGATTTCCGCCATTTCCGCGCCGACCGCATCGTTGATTTCGCGGTACTCGAGGCGCGCTACCCACGCCGCCGCGTCGCCCTCGCACGAGAATGGCAGGAGCGCGAGGGCCTGGCTCACAATTAA